Genomic segment of Panicum virgatum strain AP13 chromosome 9N, P.virgatum_v5, whole genome shotgun sequence:
TTCTACTATAGCATTGGTGCCCAATCACACGTGCGATGAATAACAAGTCCGCACAAGGTCTGCTATTCacctttttttaagaaaaaagtctaaattactcctctAAACTGTACTGAAGTTTATATAACTTTCTAAACTATCGTTTGGTTCATTTTTATACCTCAAACTATGCTCTTTGGTTCAAATTGCCCCCTaatacaatttatcttttttatttctccatgtataggtggagttttaagttgaaatattacaagatgatagtaaacatcataaaacattttaagaaaatacatcataattttttatcattattttgatagattaggatatttaataataaattaatcactGAAGTACaaatttatatgaaaaataatgatgaaaaaataataattttttaatatgcattgtgatgtccactgttattctgcaaaatttgaaattaaaattcaacctatgtatggagaaacaaaaaagacaaattgtgtATAGGGTTAAAATGGActaaattgcatagtttagagGATAAATTGAACCAatttatagtttagggggtcatctagactttggctatacttgaagggagtaaattgaactttttttccttttttaataaaaaactgTTTAGAGGTGAGTTGCTGTCTCCCCAATCGCGCGCACATACTCCACAGAGGAAACGCAGTTTTGTGGCACCacctggccggcgccgccggaaaACTCAAGCTGATTGGCATGTATGCCGACCAACGACGCAAGAATGTCGATGCATCGCCGCCGTCCAGCAGGCCGGGCCAGGCCAGCCACCGCCCTGTCGCTTCGCGCGCGTCAGCTCCTGCTGCCGCTCCTCATCCTGCTCCTGTCGTCCTCCCTGCGCACAGCGGACTCGGCGCGGGGCGAGGCCGAGGCGCTCCTGCGGTGGAAGGCAAGCCTGCTGGCGCcggccgacgccctcgcctCGTGGTCGCTGaacggctccgcggtggccaccgcgccgtgcgcgtggcgcggctTGTCGTGCGACTCCCTCGGCCGCGTCGTGGACGTGGACGTGGCCGGCGCGGGCCTCGCCGGCACTCTCGGCTCGCTGGACCTCGCGTCGCTCAGCAGCCTCGCCAGCCTCAACCTCAGCTTCAACGCGCTGGCGGGGCCGTTCTTCCCGTCCAACGTGTCCGCGCCGCTGCTCAGCGTCCGGTCCGTCGATCTGTCCAACAACAGCCTGTCGGGGCCGATCCCGGCGACGCTGCCGGCGTACATGCCGAACCTCGAGCTCCTCAACCTCTCGTCCAACCAGTTCGCCGGCGAAATACCGGCGAGCGTCGCCAAGTTGACCAAGCTGCACAGCCTTGTCCTGGCCTCCAACCATCTCGCCGGCGGCATACCGGCGGTGCTCGGCAACGTCTCCGGGCTACGAGAACTCGAGCTGTCCAGCAACCCGTTGGGCGGCACGATTCCTGCTGCTCTCGGTAAGCTCCGGTCCCTGGAGCGCATCAACGTCAGCCTCACTCAGCTGGAGTCAACGATTCCCAGCGAGCTCAGCCTCTGCACCAACCTCACCGTCGTTGGCCTCGCGGGGAACAATCTCTCCGGGGGGCTGCCGCCGTCGCTGACCAAGCTGACCAGAGTACGGGAGTTCAACGTCTCCAAGAACAAGCTCACCGGCGAGATACTGCCAGACTACTTCACGTCTTGGACAGATCTCAGGGTGTTCCAGGCGGACGGCAACCGTTTCACCGGCAGGATACCCCAGGAGGTCGCGGCGTCGTCCAGGCTCGAGTTCCTCTCCTTGGCGACCAACAACCTTTCCGGCGTGATCCCGCCTGTCATCGGAAGGCTGACAAGCCTCACGGTGCTGGACCTCTCCGAGAACGAGTTCTCCGGCACGATCCCCAGGACGATCGGCAACCTCACGAGCCTCACTACCCTGAGGCTGTACGATAACAAGCTCACCGGCCGGTTGCCCGACGAGTTCGGGAAAATGACGGCGCTGCAGAGGCTCTCCATAAACACCAACATGCTGGAGGGCGAGCTGCCGGCTGGGCTCACCCGTCTGCCGGACCTCCTCGGCATCGTCGCCTTCGACAACCTATTCTCCGGCACCATCCCGTCGGATTTCGGTCGGAACCTGTCCATCTTCGGCATGTCGAACAACAAGTTCTCCGGCGGGCTGCCTGCGGGGCTGTGCAGCACGCCCCGCCTCCGGTACCTTAGCCTTGATGACAACCACCTCTCCGGCACCGTGCCCGCTTGCTACCGTAACTTGACAAAGCTGGTGCGCTTCCGGATGGCAAGGAACCGGTTGTCCGGCGACGTGTCAGAGATCTTGGGATCGCATCACCCTGACCTCTACTACTTTGACCTGTCCGGGAACTTGTTCGACGGCCAGCTCCCGGAGCACTGGGCTCAGTTCAAGAGCCTTTCGTACCTGCACCTGGACGGCAACAAGATCACCGGCACGATTCCGGCCAGTTACAGCGCCATGACTGCATTGGAAGACCTGAGCCTCGCGTCGAATCGTCTGATTGGAACGATACCGCCGGAGCTCGGTGAGCTGCCTTTGCTCAAGTTGGATTTGAGTCACAACATGCTGTCCGGACAGATCCCTCTGTCCATGGGGAACGTCACTGGGATGCTACGGCTGGACCTGGCCGGAAATCGTCTCGACGGCGGCGTGCCGGTGGAGCTAACGCGACTCGCCCACATGTGGCACCTGAACCTGAGCCACAACAACCTGACCGGAAGTGTCCCGGCTCTGCTCGGAAAGATGGCCTCATTACAGGAGCTGGATCTTAGCGGCAACCCGGGCCTGTGCGGTGACATCACCGGCCTGGATTCTTGTCGCTTGGATCCCATCGGAGGTGCCTCCAGACGGCACATCGTGAGGCGGCGGATCATCGTCGTCGCCAGCGTGGTCTCCGCCGCGGCGCTGCTGGCCTCCGCTGCCGCGGTGGCGTGCGCGCTGGCCCGCGGGAGGCGGCCGACCGGTAAAGACAGCGCGgacacgacggcgagcggcagcgcggcggcggctctgacGGCTTCCATCTGGGGCAAGGACGCGGAGTTCTCGTTCGGCGACATCCTCGCGGCGACGGAGCACTTCCACGAGGCCTACTGCATCGGCAGGGGCAGCTTCGGTAGCGTGTACCGGGCCGACCTGCCCGGCGGGCACAGCCTCGCCGTGAAGCGGCTGGACGCGTCGGAGTCCGGCGACGCGTGCTGGGGGATCAGCGAGAGGAGCTTcgagaacgaggtccgggcgcTGACGCGCGTCCGGCACCGGAACATCGTGAGGCTGCACGGGTTCTGCGCCATGGGCGGGTACATGTACCTGGCGTACGAGCTGGTGGAGCGGGGCAGCCTCGGCAAGGTGCTGTACGGGGCCGGGCGGAGCTGCGAGCAGTTCGGCTGGGCGGCGCGGGTGCGCGCCATCGGCGGGCTGGCGCACGCGCTGGCGTACCTCCACCACGACTGCTCGCCGCCGATGATCCACCGCGACGTGACCGTCAACAACGTGCTGCTGGACCCGGACTTCGAGCCGCGGGTGTCGGACTTCGGCACGGCGAGGTTCCTCGCCCCCGGGCGCTCCGGCTGCACCAGCGTCGCCGGCTCCTACGGCTACATGGCGCCAGGTAAAGGCACGGAACTCGCAATGGCGGCGGCATCGTGCCGCGCACTGCGTTGCTGCTGCTCACTGACTCCAGAACGGGGTGGTGTGTTCTTGGCCGCAGAGCTGGCGTACCTGAGGGTGACGACCAAGTgcgacgtgtacagcttcggcGTCGTGGCTCTGGAGATCCTGATGGGCAGGCACCCGGGCGGGCTCATCAGCTCCCTTCACACGCGGCTCCCGTACACCAGTGAGCACAGCGACGGCGCTGGAGCCGGCGAGCCGATGCTGCTGAAGGACGCGGTGGATCAGAGGCTGGACCCGCCCGCGGGGCAGGTGGCCGGGCAGCTCGTGTTCGCGTTCGTGGTGGCCCTGTCCTGCGTCCGGGAGGACCCCGAGGCCCGGCCGACCATGCGGAACGTCGCCCAGGAGCTCTCGGCACGGAAGCTGTCGGTGCTCAACAGGCCGTTCGCCGCGATCAGGGTTGAAGACCTGACCAGCTCGCAAGGGTAACGTGCTGCAGTTGTACAGAAGCAGGCTCTCTTTTATTTGCATGCCAAGATAGCAAAACCTCGAGGCTTGATTAACTCGGATTGATCATTAGTACCTGCAATTGTTAGCGGCAGATTGATAATTCAAAGTGAGAAATTGGCAAGCTGgaattggaaaaaaaattgtaactGTTTCCCAGGGTGTGATGTGCACAACTGTACCAGCGCAGTGCATAAACTTCACAAGCATCACAAGATCTCAATAACTAAACTTCAAAAAGGCCAAATAGAAGAACATACTAGCCTCCTTATCATAAAAATGCATTGCACATGTACCATCACATATCACACGTTCACGAGATACTTTCATAACTAATGTGTGAAAAAGAGGTTCAGAAAATGTCAAAAACTGCAAAGCAGCACAGCACGAAATAGGAGAACATATAGAAGTTTCTGGGTACAAGACAAAAGGTGTTCGCATTTCACTATAGTCGCATGCCAATGCTTCACTCGTCATCATTGAATGTCGTCTTCTTTCCTGAAAATTTTGAACCACATGTAACAGCAGTTACAAATCAAGCGTTCCCAACAAACACAGCTTCAACAAGTTTTCTATTATGACAGCTGATAGAAATCTGAGCAGCTAAAACAAATGTGAATACACACGCAATTTACACCTGGGATGTAAAAGTAGAGTTTACCTGTACTAGCTGTACCAGCACTCTGCTTGTATGGTGTGCCCCGGCCTCCACGGCCTCTGTCACCCCTTCCACCCCTTCCTCCAAATCCACGTCCCCCTCGTCCTCCGTCACGTCCGCGGCCACCACCTCGGCCCCTGTCACTTCTCCCTCCTCTTCCACCACTGAAACTTCCACGCCTGCCACCACTGAAGCCACCATCTCTGTTGTTATCAGGCCTAGGCTTCGCCTCATCAACGTACAAGTTGTAGCCACCAAGGTCAGTTCCGTTCAGCTCATATGCTTTATTCAAGGAATCCGGATCCTTGAAGTCCATGTATGCCATCCTGAAAAACCAAGCAAAGCCTCATGTCAACAAGGAGCTTTTGGGATAAAGCATTGATGTGTGAAGAGCCAACTGACCCTTTGGGTGCACCAGTTTCATAATCCTTTGGAATTGAAATCCGAACAATCTCTCCACATGAGCCAAAATGTTTTTCAAGAGCGCTTCGGATCTAGCAAAGAAAAAATGTCAGATATAAAGAGACATGGTTCCAGAAAATAGAAACGCAATGATGACAAAACATAAAATTACCTGGTCCTCTCCACTAGATGTGTCAAAGCCTTTAATAAATACAGTGTTGCCTGACCTTGGAGCAGATTTGTTGAAAGAACTGTTGTCCCTCCTGAGTAATACACTAAATTCAGGCCACACTGATAATGATTGGTAATACACTGAATCGGTCATTCCCCATAGGAGAACCACCAAAGATGAGATAAAGAATCACCCGCTGCTAGGAGTGTACGCGCCCCTCTCAACAGCAATGTCGACCCTCACAAGCCGTCCCATCAGGTCATGATTAGCAAACTCAAGCGCCTAAGTTGAGAAAAAAAGAGTTCATTAACAAATTCTTCCATGGATGCATTGAGTGTCAGAAACTGTTGGTGTCAAATAGAACTTGACGCAGTGAGGTCTTCTGATCTAAAAGTTCACTAAGCTGCATTGAGTACCAAATTAGTAAGCAGATTGTTCACCTTCTGAGCAGCTTCAGCTGTAGCAAATTCAACATGACCATAGCCCCTCATGCTCCCATCCTCGTAAGTAGACAAACGAACATCTACAACCTCACCAGCCTCCTCAAAAAATTGCTTACTACAGGATGTGGAAATAGATGTTAGTGGCAACacatttcaagaaaaaaaaagaaaagaaattgacACACTCCATATACTTACACTTGTTCACGATCTACACTATAGGATAAATTCCCAACAAAAATCGTCTTTGATCCAGCAGACTGAGTTTGGCTTTTGGCAGGAGTTTTGGCCTGCAAGAAATAATACACTTGTCAAAAACCCATCTAATATGAAACAACCAAAATATAGAACAGTTTAGATTGTAGAAATACTTCATTCTGTGCCAATTTTTTGTTGGGAGTTTTAGCCTGTTTGTCACTTTCCTCTTCACTATCTTCATCACTGCTGCTTTCTTTCTTTGAAACCTTAGTGGCAGGCtttgcagcagcagaagaacaGTAAGCAGGTGAAACAAAATATTCAAAGGCAGAGCTAACATGAAGATAGAGTACCTTTGGCTTCTTTTGAGGAGGCTCCTCAtcactttcttcagaactctcGTCGGAACTATCATCAGATTCGTCACTGGactaaagagagagaaaaaagtttGTATTGAGTGGCAGCAATATATCACAGACAAGTGAAACTACTAACTTCATTGAAAGGCATACTGTGATAGGGAAGCCCCCAAAGCATATTTTTCATGTTTAATTTCAGTTATGATATACTATCGACTGCTACAAACTTAACATGGTACTAAAACCATTTAAAAAACAATCCAACTTTTGTACGCTGCATATAcatataattttattaactggaGGGGGGGTAAACATTGAATTTTTCAAAGTCAAAGACACAAGCAAGAGAAAGCATACTTGTCTGTTCTTCTTATCTGTTGCTAGAGGTCTTTTCGCAGCAACAGTAGGTTTTTCAGGCTGTAAAAACAATTGAcacaaatttaaaaattcgcaTAAAATAGAAAGTTAACAAGAGTAGAGCCAAATAAGGGGACCTACTTCATCAGAATCCGAATCTGACTCGGAGTCAGATTCTGAGTTATCACTAGATTCTTCTTTATTCTTAGGAGGAGCAGCCTTTGCTGGCTTTACTGTTTTAGCATCGTTATCCTGAAGACACATAGAAAATACAGCTCTATTAGAAAGTGGTTTTCAAGTATGAAACCTCCACCGACCTATGCAGTAAGGTTACTACCTCATCCTCGGACTCAGTTTCAGAACTCTCACTCGACTCTTCCTTTTTCTTGGCAGCCACTGGAGCTTTGACAGGTGAATCCTTAAGAAATTGTTCATGTCAGGACTATAACTGAAATATTTTCCAATACAAACACCTATAGAAGGGAATCAAATCAACAGGCAAGTACAACATGTGCATCCACAAACATATTACCTCATCTGATTCATCATCGGAATCGCTTTCAGAGCTATCAGATTCTTGGGTATTCTTTTGCATGGAGGCAACTGACAGCTTCTTTAGCTGAGGGGCAGGCTCCTGAAAAGCAAGAAAGGGCAACAAATGTCAGCGAAAATGCAAAAAAGAATTCACAACTGTGACACTGCATAGATATTCCGGACAGCGGTGTCACAATAGTACAAGAATCTAATCTAACATTACATATACGTTCCATATAATTGTTTTATCTTACAAAGACACTCGGGACATTTCATTTAATAGCTTATCAGAGATGTGTATATACAGTTTCAAAACATGGAAGATAACAAACACAATAGTTATGAAATACTTTCCAACCACTGCTCATGCAGAAAGGTAGGTTGGGCAGACAACGGGTAAGAAAAACATTCAAGATTCACATAGATAAAATAGCTAGTAAATACTTACTTCATCCTCATCAGATTCATCGTCCGAGCTGCTTTCTGAGCTGCTGCTGTCAGACATAACCTTTTTGGAACCATTACTAACCACCGCAGCAGGCTTGTTTGTAAGGGCAGTGGGCTTCTTTGCAGGTTCGTCATCAGAACTGCTATCATCACCACTATCACTGCTCtcatcgctgctgctgctgctgccagcagcagcagctggaggTTTGTTTGAAGCAATTGGTTTTTTGGAAGGTTCCTTAATTGAACAAAATGTAAGTAGGGATTGATAAGAAAGGAGTCCCTAAAAGAAAGTGAATAACACTTACATCATCTGAGGAGCTCTCATCGCTGCTCTCATCACTGGTCTCCTCTTTAGCAGGTTGTGTGCCTTTCTTTGGTTGAGTAACCTTCTTTGGCTGGACCTTAACCTGCAAAGATTTCATTTTCTAGTAAGCTGAAAATGGAAATCAAAAGAACACAAAGATCCCATCCATACACAAGACATACACACCAATgccataaaaaaataattttctcTGTAGTGCATACCAATGAAAAAGCCAAAATGTGCACTACCATGTTGCTTTTTAAACATGATTGCTATTTAGACCTCAAGTATTAATAGCATGAAACTATAATGCAAACATCTAACAAACGAATTAGTGGATGTCAAGGATATTCTAAAAGCCAATGAATCTCAAATTTAGATATCCTGAAAACTGCATACAGATACCAAGTAATGTCAAGGATATTCTAAAAGCCAACGAATCTCAAGTTTAGATATCCTGAAAACTGCATACAGATACCAAGTAATGCTAGGATTAGATTTCTGTGCAATCGTTTGTTTCAAAAATAGCATCAAACATTGTCTAACATATTCAATAAGGCAACTGCAACAATATATGGATAAGTATGAGTTACCGCCAAGGCAAGCTTAACTCTCAAAAAGTGCCAGAGAAAGCAAATTAATCAATCAATAGCATGCAGAAAATAACAACAATACAAAAAATACAGTAAACGTGTCATCCAATCTATTGTGGCATTGTAAAGCAAACTAATCTTAAGAGTTGAAGCATTATAACTTAAGTTTTTAACGGAAGGGGATGAGTGAGCCGAAAAGGAAAGAACAGTGGTACCTCCTCTTCAGAGTCTGAAGAATCTTCATCAGAGCTACTGCTCTCAACTTTTTTGGGAGGGGGCTGCTTCTTCACTGGCTCAACCTTTACAGGTACAGTCTTTTGCTTCTTCGCACTGACTGCCTTCTCAATCTCATCTTCTGCATTTCTCTTCCCTGTTCATTCGGATCAAAATATGTTGTCACACCATGGGATAACACATGTAAATATAAAGCCTGGGAGACAAACTTAACAAAGAATTATTCCACTACTTATCAAAACATTACCCTTCTTTGCAGACTAGCCCTCTGGGACCGAGACAGCTGCAGGTGCAACCTCAACACCGGATTTCTTGCTCGACTTGCCCATAATTGCTCAGCTAAGCTCTACAGAAAATATGGGCTAAATTAAGGATAATGCATAACAACAGTACAACAAATGAAAAACTAAAAATTAGCATATTCCTCATGAGCATCATAACAAAGGAGAAACATGAAAGTTACCGAGTACACTCGTGGCATCGGTCACGTTAAcgaaatagaaacaaaaaaaaattccagtactcgtggcaacgaaatagagtgGCAAATTCACGAGTGGTCAATGTTTGCAGTCCTAATATTGCAATTTTTTCTCAGTAAACACAGGGTCGAGAACAGATATCTAAAAAAATCAACAGGTCATAATGAACTGCTACTCGCGCTCCACCACTAAGCAAGCCGCCAGCAAACCCGCTGACCGCAGCGAATTGGACCGATTTGGGAGAACGGAACAATCGGATTCGAGTGCTCGAGACGACGCCATGATCCCGCGGAATAGAACGAGAAATTCAATCAAGCAATCAAGGGCTAGGGTTCCTTACCGAGCGCAGGAGATACGGACGGCGGCTCGACAATAGGTGGAAGGGAAAGCAGCGGGGTggtctggcggcggc
This window contains:
- the LOC120687905 gene encoding MDIS1-interacting receptor like kinase 2-like; amino-acid sequence: MPTNDARMSMHRRRPAGRARPATALSLRARQLLLPLLILLLSSSLRTADSARGEAEALLRWKASLLAPADALASWSLNGSAVATAPCAWRGLSCDSLGRVVDVDVAGAGLAGTLGSLDLASLSSLASLNLSFNALAGPFFPSNVSAPLLSVRSVDLSNNSLSGPIPATLPAYMPNLELLNLSSNQFAGEIPASVAKLTKLHSLVLASNHLAGGIPAVLGNVSGLRELELSSNPLGGTIPAALGKLRSLERINVSLTQLESTIPSELSLCTNLTVVGLAGNNLSGGLPPSLTKLTRVREFNVSKNKLTGEILPDYFTSWTDLRVFQADGNRFTGRIPQEVAASSRLEFLSLATNNLSGVIPPVIGRLTSLTVLDLSENEFSGTIPRTIGNLTSLTTLRLYDNKLTGRLPDEFGKMTALQRLSINTNMLEGELPAGLTRLPDLLGIVAFDNLFSGTIPSDFGRNLSIFGMSNNKFSGGLPAGLCSTPRLRYLSLDDNHLSGTVPACYRNLTKLVRFRMARNRLSGDVSEILGSHHPDLYYFDLSGNLFDGQLPEHWAQFKSLSYLHLDGNKITGTIPASYSAMTALEDLSLASNRLIGTIPPELGELPLLKLDLSHNMLSGQIPLSMGNVTGMLRLDLAGNRLDGGVPVELTRLAHMWHLNLSHNNLTGSVPALLGKMASLQELDLSGNPGLCGDITGLDSCRLDPIGGASRRHIVRRRIIVVASVVSAAALLASAAAVACALARGRRPTGKDSADTTASGSAAAALTASIWGKDAEFSFGDILAATEHFHEAYCIGRGSFGSVYRADLPGGHSLAVKRLDASESGDACWGISERSFENEVRALTRVRHRNIVRLHGFCAMGGYMYLAYELVERGSLGKVLYGAGRSCEQFGWAARVRAIGGLAHALAYLHHDCSPPMIHRDVTVNNVLLDPDFEPRVSDFGTARFLAPGRSGCTSVAGSYGYMAPGKGTELAMAAASCRALRCCCSLTPERGGVFLAAELAYLRVTTKCDVYSFGVVALEILMGRHPGGLISSLHTRLPYTSEHSDGAGAGEPMLLKDAVDQRLDPPAGQVAGQLVFAFVVALSCVREDPEARPTMRNVAQELSARKLSVLNRPFAAIRVEDLTSSQG